The following proteins come from a genomic window of Flavobacterium crocinum:
- a CDS encoding 2TM domain-containing protein — MGREKDQRNHGKRTESKNLGISMETNFNTDQEKQELKQLASKKVLKLKSFYKHTFLYIIGITLFLLKEYTELPLHVFPIQFLNGVVMIIWSAVYIGSAIDVFASFKIFDEDWEARKVKSILDKREKKQKWE; from the coding sequence ATGGGAAGAGAAAAAGATCAGAGAAATCATGGAAAAAGAACAGAATCGAAAAACCTGGGAATAAGTATGGAAACTAATTTTAATACCGATCAGGAAAAACAAGAACTGAAACAGTTGGCCAGCAAGAAAGTTTTGAAGCTGAAATCCTTTTACAAGCATACTTTTCTTTATATCATTGGAATCACGCTTTTTCTTTTGAAAGAATATACAGAACTGCCTTTGCATGTTTTTCCAATCCAGTTCTTAAACGGTGTTGTAATGATTATCTGGTCGGCAGTCTATATTGGTTCTGCAATTGATGTTTTTGCTTCTTTCAAGATTTTTGACGAAGATTGGGAAGCGCGTAAAGTAAAAAGTATTTTAGATAAAAGAGAAAAAAAACAAAAATGGGAGTAA
- the yaaA gene encoding peroxide stress protein YaaA, with product MKIVISPAKSLNFEKELPTPQYTEPSFLKEARVVHKVVKTKKPAELSELMSISDKLADLNWKRNQEWKTPFTAENARPAVYTFDGDVYTGLDAYTIPLEKLDGLQDKLRILSGLYGLLKPLDLMQAYRLEMGTKMPVGEYKNLHEFWKPVVTKALNKELKKDELFVNLASNEYFSAVDVKALKVPVITPDFKDYKDGKLKMISFFAKKARGMMVRYIIDTNAETIDDLKGFNYEGYRFDANLSKGNHLVFTR from the coding sequence ATGAAAATTGTTATATCTCCAGCGAAATCATTGAATTTCGAAAAAGAATTACCAACTCCTCAATATACCGAACCTTCGTTCTTAAAAGAAGCAAGAGTGGTTCATAAAGTAGTAAAAACTAAAAAGCCAGCTGAATTATCGGAACTAATGTCCATCTCAGACAAACTAGCCGACTTAAACTGGAAACGTAATCAAGAATGGAAAACACCTTTTACTGCAGAAAATGCACGACCAGCGGTTTATACTTTTGATGGTGATGTTTACACAGGTTTGGATGCTTATACAATTCCGTTAGAAAAATTAGATGGTCTTCAGGATAAATTGAGAATTTTATCCGGACTTTATGGTCTTTTAAAACCACTTGATTTAATGCAAGCTTATCGTTTGGAAATGGGAACTAAAATGCCAGTCGGCGAATATAAAAATCTTCACGAATTCTGGAAACCTGTTGTAACAAAAGCTTTAAACAAAGAATTAAAGAAAGATGAATTATTCGTGAATCTAGCGAGTAATGAATATTTTTCTGCCGTGGATGTAAAAGCTTTAAAAGTTCCTGTAATTACGCCTGACTTTAAAGATTACAAAGACGGAAAACTAAAAATGATCAGTTTCTTTGCCAAAAAGGCGAGAGGTATGATGGTGCGTTATATCATCGATACTAATGCTGAAACTATTGATGACTTAAAAGGTTTTAATTACGAAGGATACCGATTTGATGCTAATCTTTCAAAAGGAAATCATTTGGTTTTTACAAGATAA
- a CDS encoding 2TM domain-containing protein: protein MGRFRREMYEEYAKQHSGELSTDESYNAAYKKVKKIKGFYSHLKVYIIVNIIIIASSLSRNHEVGGIDFSGLTEWHTYSTAFFWGIGLVAHGLSVFSSEWFFGSDWEQRKIQKYMDKESSNKNKWE from the coding sequence ATGGGACGTTTTAGAAGAGAGATGTACGAAGAATATGCAAAACAACACTCAGGAGAATTAAGTACAGACGAAAGTTACAATGCAGCCTACAAAAAAGTAAAAAAGATAAAAGGTTTCTATTCGCATTTAAAAGTTTACATAATTGTGAATATAATTATTATTGCATCAAGTTTGAGTAGAAATCATGAAGTAGGAGGAATCGATTTCAGTGGTTTAACAGAATGGCATACGTATTCGACAGCATTCTTTTGGGGAATTGGTTTAGTAGCGCACGGACTGTCTGTTTTTAGTTCAGAATGGTTTTTTGGTTCTGACTGGGAGCAAAGAAAAATTCAAAAATATATGGATAAAGAATCTTCAAATAAAAATAAATGGGAGTAA
- a CDS encoding LytR/AlgR family response regulator transcription factor, producing the protein MITLIIEDEKPAARLLQRKLEKLEVKVETMLHSVEESIEWFENNPHPDLIFLDIQLSDGLSFEIFEKIDIKSAIIFTTAYDEYALKAFKLNSIDYLLKPIDEDDLETAVSKFKTRIPKAETSNLQLDFEQIRQMLSNPFEKAYKKRFTVKIGQHLKVITTEEIECFFSENKGTYIHTYENRDYLIDSTLEILEQELDKKDFFRVSRKFIVPLKAIKEIQVYTNSRLKVILPSYKEDEVVVSREKVQDFKSWLG; encoded by the coding sequence ATGATCACATTAATTATAGAAGACGAAAAACCAGCTGCAAGATTGCTGCAAAGAAAACTTGAAAAGTTAGAGGTAAAAGTAGAAACGATGCTTCATTCCGTTGAAGAATCTATCGAATGGTTTGAAAACAATCCGCATCCGGATTTGATTTTTCTTGATATCCAATTATCAGATGGTTTGTCGTTTGAAATTTTTGAAAAGATCGATATTAAAAGTGCTATCATTTTTACAACCGCATACGATGAATATGCATTAAAAGCTTTTAAATTAAACAGTATCGATTATCTTTTAAAACCAATCGATGAAGATGATCTGGAAACAGCTGTTTCAAAATTTAAAACCCGTATTCCCAAAGCAGAAACTTCGAATCTGCAGTTAGACTTCGAACAGATTCGTCAAATGCTTTCCAATCCTTTTGAGAAAGCTTATAAAAAGAGATTTACGGTTAAAATCGGACAGCATTTAAAAGTTATTACGACAGAAGAAATAGAATGTTTTTTTAGTGAAAATAAAGGAACTTATATTCATACTTACGAAAACCGTGATTATTTAATCGATTCCACTTTGGAAATTTTAGAGCAAGAATTAGATAAAAAGGATTTCTTTCGCGTAAGCAGAAAATTTATTGTGCCATTAAAAGCAATCAAAGAAATTCAGGTTTATACCAATTCACGTTTAAAAGTGATTTTACCAAGTTATAAAGAGGATGAGGTAGTTGTAAGTCGTGAAAAAGTACAGGATTTTAAATCCTGGCTGGGGTAG
- a CDS encoding COX15/CtaA family protein, which yields MKKENKSVIIWLLSGCVLLFLMVVVGGITRLTNSGLSMTDWHLVTDTFPPLTEAKWQAAFDEYKKFPEYQKINIHNDFQLADYKFIYFWEWFHRFIGRIIGLVFFVPFVYFLSKKKLDTPTIKKCIVLLAMGGFQGFLGWFMVRSGLIDNPDVSHFRLSLHLTFAFITFAYTLWVALDLIYPERNINKILPLRKIARYALVALLIQIIYGGFVAGLNAGLIHNHWPLMSDGEFIHESVFIEQSSLIKNLIEGKSGVQFVHRTFAYVVVAAILFLFFKSKKYTLTRTQSNGINTLVVFVFIQFLLGVFTLLYSVPLALGLIHQIMAFFLLSAMTFTLHRLSK from the coding sequence ATGAAAAAAGAGAATAAATCAGTAATCATTTGGTTACTATCGGGTTGTGTTTTATTATTTTTAATGGTAGTTGTGGGCGGAATTACCCGCCTAACCAATTCAGGTTTATCAATGACCGACTGGCACTTGGTAACCGACACATTTCCTCCTTTAACTGAAGCTAAATGGCAAGCTGCTTTTGATGAATATAAAAAGTTTCCTGAATACCAAAAAATCAATATTCACAACGATTTTCAATTAGCAGATTATAAATTCATTTATTTCTGGGAATGGTTTCACCGTTTCATCGGACGTATTATTGGTTTGGTTTTCTTTGTTCCTTTTGTTTACTTTTTATCAAAAAAGAAATTAGATACGCCAACGATTAAAAAATGTATTGTGCTTTTGGCAATGGGAGGTTTCCAGGGATTTTTAGGATGGTTTATGGTTCGTAGCGGACTGATTGATAATCCAGACGTAAGCCACTTTAGACTTTCACTACATTTAACTTTTGCTTTTATCACTTTTGCTTATACGCTTTGGGTCGCTCTGGATTTGATTTATCCTGAAAGAAATATCAATAAAATTTTACCGCTTCGTAAAATTGCACGTTATGCGTTAGTGGCTTTATTAATCCAAATTATTTACGGTGGATTTGTGGCAGGATTAAATGCTGGATTAATTCACAATCACTGGCCTTTAATGAGTGATGGAGAATTTATTCACGAATCGGTTTTTATTGAACAGTCCAGTTTAATTAAGAATTTGATTGAAGGAAAAAGCGGTGTTCAGTTTGTACACAGGACTTTTGCTTATGTTGTTGTAGCAGCTATTTTATTTCTTTTCTTTAAAAGTAAAAAATACACGCTTACAAGAACGCAGTCAAACGGAATCAATACTTTAGTTGTTTTTGTTTTCATTCAGTTTTTACTTGGAGTATTTACTTTATTGTACAGCGTTCCTTTGGCATTGGGGTTAATTCACCAGATTATGGCGTTTTTCCTTTTAAGTGCCATGACATTTACGTTGCATAGATTGAGTAAATAA
- a CDS encoding MDR family MFS transporter, which yields MAGAVQADDDLVEYGFRRVIITITAVLCALLEIVDTTIVNVALTDMRGSLGATLTDVAWVITAYAIANVIVIPMTSWLSQQFGRRNYFVASIIIFTVCSFLCGNATNIWELVAFRFVQGMGGGALLVTAQTIITESYPVAKRGMAQAIYGMGVIVGPTLGPPLGGYLVDNYSWPYIFYINIPLGIIATILALTFVRSPKYGEKLKANQVDWWGIILLSTFIGSLQFVLEHGQQDDWFNDSLIVTLSVVTVLGLILFIWRELTYKHPIVNLSVLKDGNLRIGTVMCFILGFGLYGSTLIIPIYTQSILGWTATDAGLLLIPGSITTAIMMPFVGSMIQKGVPQGYMVGVGFLIFFFFTFMMYSRMTPDTGVEHMYWPLILRGIGLGLLFVPITTLSLSTLKGKQIGEGAAFTGMMRQLGGSFGIAIITTFITRFSQSHRVDLINNLDPAKFEVQQRIAGMQHAFMAKGYSADVALKKAYQAIEMSVMKQSTVMAYMDIFLYLGIMFLCCIPIILFIKKGKNKISAADAMH from the coding sequence ATGGCAGGAGCAGTACAAGCAGACGACGATTTAGTAGAATACGGTTTCAGACGAGTTATCATTACGATTACAGCAGTACTTTGTGCACTGCTGGAAATCGTAGATACTACGATTGTAAACGTAGCGCTGACAGACATGCGCGGAAGTCTTGGTGCTACCTTGACCGATGTGGCATGGGTTATTACAGCATACGCAATTGCGAATGTTATTGTAATTCCGATGACAAGCTGGCTATCACAGCAATTTGGAAGACGTAATTATTTTGTGGCTTCCATAATAATATTTACTGTCTGTTCTTTTTTGTGTGGTAACGCCACCAATATTTGGGAACTTGTAGCCTTCCGATTCGTACAAGGTATGGGTGGTGGAGCGTTATTGGTAACAGCCCAAACGATTATTACAGAGAGTTATCCCGTAGCAAAACGTGGAATGGCGCAGGCTATCTACGGAATGGGTGTAATTGTAGGACCAACTTTAGGTCCGCCATTAGGAGGTTATTTAGTGGATAATTATTCCTGGCCTTATATTTTCTATATCAACATTCCATTAGGAATTATCGCTACTATTTTGGCCTTAACTTTTGTTAGAAGTCCAAAATATGGAGAGAAACTAAAAGCCAATCAGGTTGACTGGTGGGGAATTATTTTGCTGAGCACTTTTATTGGATCTTTACAATTCGTTTTGGAACACGGACAACAAGACGACTGGTTTAATGATTCTTTAATTGTGACTTTAAGTGTTGTAACTGTTCTGGGATTAATTCTGTTTATCTGGAGAGAGCTTACATACAAGCATCCAATTGTGAATTTAAGTGTTCTAAAAGACGGAAATTTAAGAATTGGAACCGTAATGTGTTTCATCTTAGGTTTCGGTTTATATGGTTCAACATTAATTATCCCAATTTATACGCAGTCAATTCTGGGATGGACAGCAACTGATGCCGGATTATTATTGATTCCGGGATCTATTACAACGGCTATTATGATGCCATTTGTTGGGAGTATGATTCAGAAAGGTGTACCACAGGGTTATATGGTTGGAGTAGGATTTTTAATTTTCTTCTTCTTTACCTTTATGATGTACAGCCGAATGACACCGGACACTGGTGTTGAACATATGTATTGGCCTTTAATTTTAAGAGGAATAGGTTTAGGATTACTTTTCGTTCCTATCACGACACTTTCGCTTTCGACTTTGAAAGGAAAACAAATTGGTGAAGGAGCTGCATTTACCGGAATGATGCGTCAATTGGGTGGATCTTTTGGTATTGCGATTATTACCACTTTCATTACCCGTTTCAGCCAGTCGCACCGAGTAGATTTGATTAATAATCTTGATCCGGCCAAATTTGAAGTACAACAGCGAATTGCAGGAATGCAGCACGCGTTTATGGCAAAAGGATATAGCGCTGATGTTGCTCTGAAAAAAGCGTATCAGGCTATCGAAATGTCAGTCATGAAACAAAGTACTGTAATGGCTTATATGGATATTTTCCTTTATTTAGGAATTATGTTTTTATGTTGCATACCGATTATTCTCTTTATCAAAAAAGGGAAGAACAAAATTAGTGCAGCCGACGCAATGCATTAA
- a CDS encoding CCA tRNA nucleotidyltransferase: MAIQTNYKTALQNKIFDIISKASQELNVDSYVIGGFVRDLLLNRGSKKDIDVVAVGSGIELALKVSDLLPNKPKVQVFKTYGTAMLRFEDTDIEFVGARKESYTRDSRNPIVENGTLQDDQNRRDFTINALALSLNSTNFGDLLDPFNGLTDLENKTIKTPLDPDITYSDDPLRMLRAIRFATQLNFEIEENSLNAITKNADRIKIISGERIVDELNKILSTPKPSTGFLLLYKTGLLDLILPELTALNQVEEIEGHTHKNNFYHTLEVVDNICPNTDDVWLRWSALLHDIGKAPTKRFTKKQGWTFHGHEFLGGKMAKKIFERLHMPLNHKMKFVQKMVIMSSRPIVLAQDIVTDSAVRRLVFDAGEDVEDLMTLCEADITTKNPSKFKKYHKNFEIVRKKIIEVEERDHVRNFQPPITGEEIMEIFDLKPSREIGVLKEAVKEAILEGIIPNEYQAAYDFVIKRAEKLGLKKVEK, translated from the coding sequence GTGGCGATACAAACAAACTATAAAACTGCTTTACAAAACAAAATCTTCGATATCATTTCGAAAGCTTCTCAGGAATTAAATGTTGACTCTTATGTGATCGGCGGATTTGTTCGTGATTTGCTTTTAAATCGTGGTTCCAAAAAAGACATTGATGTAGTAGCTGTTGGAAGCGGCATCGAATTGGCACTTAAAGTTTCCGATTTACTTCCGAACAAACCAAAAGTTCAGGTTTTTAAAACTTACGGAACAGCGATGCTTCGTTTTGAAGATACGGATATCGAATTTGTTGGCGCACGTAAAGAATCTTATACTCGTGACAGCCGAAATCCTATTGTAGAAAACGGAACTTTACAAGATGATCAAAACCGTCGTGATTTTACGATCAATGCATTGGCTTTATCATTAAACTCAACTAATTTTGGAGATCTCTTAGACCCTTTTAACGGTTTAACCGATTTAGAAAATAAAACAATCAAAACGCCCTTGGATCCGGATATTACCTATTCTGATGATCCTTTGCGTATGCTTCGTGCCATTCGTTTTGCAACACAATTGAATTTCGAAATTGAAGAAAATTCGTTAAATGCTATCACGAAAAATGCTGATCGTATCAAAATTATTTCCGGCGAAAGAATTGTAGATGAATTGAACAAAATTCTTTCTACGCCAAAACCTTCTACCGGTTTTTTACTTTTGTATAAAACAGGACTTTTAGATTTGATTTTACCTGAATTAACAGCATTGAATCAGGTAGAAGAAATTGAAGGCCATACACATAAAAATAATTTCTATCATACACTTGAAGTTGTGGATAACATCTGCCCAAATACTGATGATGTTTGGTTACGATGGTCAGCTTTATTGCACGATATTGGAAAAGCACCAACAAAACGTTTCACTAAAAAACAAGGCTGGACATTTCACGGACATGAATTTCTGGGTGGAAAAATGGCAAAGAAAATATTCGAACGTTTACATATGCCATTGAATCACAAAATGAAATTTGTGCAAAAAATGGTTATTATGAGTTCGCGACCAATTGTTTTGGCACAGGATATTGTAACTGACAGTGCAGTTCGCCGTTTGGTTTTTGATGCTGGCGAAGATGTTGAAGATTTAATGACTTTGTGCGAAGCAGATATCACCACCAAAAATCCATCGAAATTCAAGAAATATCATAAAAACTTTGAAATCGTCCGCAAGAAAATTATAGAAGTAGAAGAACGCGATCACGTTCGTAATTTCCAGCCGCCAATTACAGGTGAAGAAATTATGGAAATATTCGATTTAAAACCTTCACGAGAAATTGGGGTTTTGAAAGAAGCTGTTAAAGAAGCCATTTTAGAAGGTATTATTCCAAATGAATATCAGGCTGCTTATGATTTTGTGATTAAAAGAGCGGAAAAATTAGGCTTAAAAAAAGTTGAGAAATAA
- a CDS encoding 2TM domain-containing protein: MEKDFTEADRYYNAQKKVKEIREFYDHLTVFVLVNPIVIVVNLMTSPGYLWFLWCLMGWGMAIILHGLKVFSFPPFFNKKWEEKKIREIMEKEQNRKTWE, translated from the coding sequence ATGGAAAAAGATTTTACAGAAGCAGATCGTTATTACAATGCTCAGAAAAAAGTAAAAGAAATTAGAGAATTTTATGACCATCTTACAGTTTTTGTACTGGTAAATCCAATTGTGATTGTAGTTAATTTAATGACCTCGCCAGGATATTTATGGTTTTTATGGTGCTTGATGGGCTGGGGAATGGCAATCATTTTACACGGACTGAAAGTTTTTAGTTTTCCTCCTTTTTTTAATAAAAAATGGGAAGAGAAAAAGATCAGAGAAATCATGGAAAAAGAACAGAATCGAAAAACCTGGGAATAA
- a CDS encoding 2TM domain-containing protein encodes MGVIMEMNLNEEDRYLQARKKVENIKGFYGNLVAFVLVNAILIFINLYTSPQYLWFFWPLLWWGVGVVFHGLKVFEVFPGMGKEWEERKIKEFMEKEKQNKNKWK; translated from the coding sequence ATGGGAGTAATCATGGAAATGAATTTAAACGAAGAGGATAGATACCTCCAGGCAAGAAAAAAAGTAGAAAACATAAAAGGTTTTTATGGAAATCTGGTAGCTTTTGTATTAGTGAATGCAATATTGATTTTTATAAACTTATATACATCACCACAGTATTTATGGTTTTTCTGGCCATTATTATGGTGGGGAGTAGGCGTAGTTTTTCATGGATTAAAGGTCTTTGAAGTTTTTCCGGGAATGGGAAAAGAATGGGAAGAAAGAAAAATCAAAGAATTCATGGAAAAAGAGAAACAGAATAAAAATAAGTGGAAATAA